Part of the Gemmatimonadota bacterium genome, TCTCCTGCGCCCTTCGGAAGCGCACCCGGAACACGGCCCCGCCGGTCTCGCCGTCGCGGACGTCGACGGTGGCGCCCGAGCGGCCCGCCAGTTCGCGTACGACCGCCAGGCCGATGCCGCTCCCCGACCGCGCCTCGCGGCTTTCCCGCTCCAGTCGGTAGAACGGCTCCCAGATGCGCTCGCGGTCCTCCGCGGGGACGCCGGGGCCGCGGTCGCCCACCTCGAGGGTGACGTCCGGCCCAACGTCCACCCTGACCGAGATCACCTGACCCCTGGGGCCGTACTTCAATGCGTTGTCGAGCAGATTGAGCGCGATCTGGTGCACGGCGTCGGGGGCCGCCAAGGCGCGGGCGTCGTCTGCCAGACTCAGCGAGACGCGCGCGCTGCGCTCTGCCAGCAGCGGCTCCAGCCCGGTGACCGTATCCCTCAGGACCTGGCTGACGTCCGCCACCTCGTCATCGCTCGCCCCCCGCACGCCGTTGCGCGAGCGCGCGAATTCCATGACGCGCTCCACCAGCGCGATCAGTCGCAGCGCCTCGCGCTCGATGATCGCCAGAAACCGGCTGCGCTCCTCGGCGTTTCGCACCTGGCCGATGCGCAGGAGCTGCGAGAACAGGAGCACCTGCTGCAGAGGCGTGCGCAGCTCGTGCGATACGTCCGCCACGAACCGCTCGCGCAGACGCACGAGCCGGATCGAGCGGACCAGCAGCATGGCCGCGACCACGACCAGGCCGATGGTAGCCAGCAGCAGCGCGATGGCCACCGGGGCCCGCGAGTACAGCGGCAGGCCGCCCCGCACCAGCTTCTCGGCCACGTCGGGCCGCAACGTCACCTCCAGCGTCGCGCCGCCGAACACACCCGCTCCGGGCAGCTCGGCGCGCCCCACGTACTCCGACCGGTAGGCCGCCGCGGTCTGGAACAGGACGCCGCCGAGCGGGTCGAGGAAGCGCACCGACACGAGGGAGTCCGCCGGCGCCTCGCCCACGAGGCTGGGCGGCAGCATGGGGCCGGCGGCCATGGCGGAAGCCACGACCGGCCCGTCGCGGTCCCGGAAGCAACTCGACAGCGCGTAAACGGCCAGGGGTTCGCCCGAGGCGCCGTCGCGCCTCACGCGGTACGATACGACCCGACGCTCGCCGTCCACGACGTCGATGACGTGGCCCGCTTCGGGCTGGTCCGGGGCCTCCGCGGCGACCAGGGCGGGGAGCGTATCCGCCAGCCAGACGCGCACGGCTGCGCCCGGCGCGCCCTCCAGGACCACTTCCCGTCCGGGCAGATCCAGCCGCGCGAACCAGCGCTCTCCGTCCGCGTACGCGTCGGCGCACCGCCCCATCTCCTGCATATCCGCGGCGAATCCGGCGGGCGGCATCAGGGCGCCGCTCCGCTCCCACGCCAGATCCTCCCTGTAGTACGAGTACAGGAACGCCTGACGCAGCCTGGCCTCGCTCTCGCTGGCCAGGATGAACGCGGCGAAATCGGCGTAGTCGGACACGGTGGCTTCGGCCGCCGCGCGCTGCGCGCGGTCCGCCCCGATGGCGGTCCACGCCAGCGCTCCGGCGCCGGCCACCA contains:
- a CDS encoding HAMP domain-containing sensor histidine kinase; the protein is MDSSQPGRRAKGPRAVVLLLVLVVAGAGALAWTAIGADRAQRAAAEATVSDYADFAAFILASESEARLRQAFLYSYYREDLAWERSGALMPPAGFAADMQEMGRCADAYADGERWFARLDLPGREVVLEGAPGAAVRVWLADTLPALVAAEAPDQPEAGHVIDVVDGERRVVSYRVRRDGASGEPLAVYALSSCFRDRDGPVVASAMAAGPMLPPSLVGEAPADSLVSVRFLDPLGGVLFQTAAAYRSEYVGRAELPGAGVFGGATLEVTLRPDVAEKLVRGGLPLYSRAPVAIALLLATIGLVVVAAMLLVRSIRLVRLRERFVADVSHELRTPLQQVLLFSQLLRIGQVRNAEERSRFLAIIEREALRLIALVERVMEFARSRNGVRGASDDEVADVSQVLRDTVTGLEPLLAERSARVSLSLADDARALAAPDAVHQIALNLLDNALKYGPRGQVISVRVDVGPDVTLEVGDRGPGVPAEDRERIWEPFYRLERESREARSGSGIGLAVVRELAGRSGATVDVRDGETGGAVFRVRFRRAQENPSAGSAAAAGPPDAEDATARSTVGAP